The sequence below is a genomic window from bacterium 336/3.
AGCAAATATAAGCATTAAGAGGCTGTCTTTATAAAGAGTAAAATCAACTGTTTCTATGATTTTTATAGGTATTAATGGCATCAAAAATTTTCTGACCAAAAAAACTGCTATTAATGAGGGTAAAGCAAACCAAATACCTATTTTAGTATCTACTAATCCTTTCCTAAGATAAGTCAAACATCCTACAAAAGCCGTAAAACCTACAATAAATAGCGAATAGGCCGTGGCTGTCGTAGCCCCTATTCCCATCACCAATACAAGTACTGGTATGGTTAATATTGAGCCTCCACCTCCTATCAATCCCAAAGAAATGCCTATTAATGATGCCAATATGTAACCTATAATTTCTTGCATTTTATATAAATATCTTTATTTTTTTATATGTTTAATATATATTTAGATTTTACACTTTTTCATACATTCCAAAACGCCTACAATAGCCGTTTCTTTCAAAGAATAATAAATATTTTTCCCTTCTCTCTCACAAGCCAAAATACCTTTATCTTTCATATTAATAAGATGATGAGAAAGTAAACCTTGATCTATATGAATAATTTCAAGCAATTCGGAAACATTCATGCGTGTATTTATGTGTAATAAGTTTACAATCTGTATTCTAATAGGGTGTGCAATGGCTTTGAGTATATTAGCTACCTTTTCGAGTCGTTCTTGAGAAAATTCTATTATTTCCATAGGT
It includes:
- a CDS encoding ArsR family transcriptional regulator, whose product is MEIIEFSQERLEKVANILKAIAHPIRIQIVNLLHINTRMNVSELLEIIHIDQGLLSHHLINMKDKGILACEREGKNIYYSLKETAIVGVLECMKKCKI